The following proteins come from a genomic window of Pocillopora verrucosa isolate sample1 chromosome 6, ASM3666991v2, whole genome shotgun sequence:
- the LOC136281889 gene encoding uncharacterized protein translates to MKISGDRVTNWEFFRQQWQDYELGTGLEHRPEPVRLATLRSVMGKDRHEIFLNLELTPEERASVTSSLKALEAYFKPKTNVVYERFLFNSATQSSEEEIDEFVNRLRKMASSCKYGALTDEMIRDRIVIGVRDKASKLRLFKEDELDLNKALSICRSNEAASKQLKFMKQEEIQTDEQVNAVDSQAKRLDKRHKQKKDAKYGKNGKATKGVKKNCSRCGATKQHRKEECQAYGQTCHLCSKPNHFASVCRFKNKPAGGKTVSRGHKSVKQVTEETSNDSDDDLTDDEDPLFKIEEVSSVKTAGKQLNAKVIFSDTEEL, encoded by the coding sequence ATGAAAATATCCGGCGACAGAGTCACAAATTGGGAGTTCTTTCGACAGCAATGGCAAGACTACGAGCTTGGCACCGGTCTCGAACATCGTCCAGAACCAGTTCGTTTAGCAACCCTTCGCTCAGTCATGGGGAAAGACCGTCATGAGATATTTTTAAACCTAGAGTTGACTCCGGAAGAAAGGGCAAGCGTGACCTCCAGTTTAAAAGCTTTGGAAGCATATTTCAAGCCAAAAACAAATGTGGTCTACGAGAGATTTCTGTTTAATTCCGCTACACAAAGTTCCGAAGAGGAAATAGACGAATTTGTAAATCGATTGAGAAAGATGGCTTCGTCGTGTAAATATGGCGCGCTCACAGATGAGATGATACGAGACAGAATCGTTATAGGCGTCCGAGATAAAGCTTCAAAGCTACGGCTATTCAAAGAAGATGAACTGGACCTGAATAAAGCGCTCAGTATTTGCAGGTCTAATGAAGCGGCTTCCAAACAGCTCAAGTTTATGAAACAGGAGGAAATCCAAACAGATGAGCAAGTCAACGCCGTGGACAGTCAAGCGAAACGACTCGACAAGCGgcacaaacaaaagaaagacgcaaaatatggaaaaaatggaaaggCTACAAAGGGCGTGAAGAAGAATTGCAGCAGATGCGGAGCAACAAAGCAACATAGGAAAGAAGAATGCCAAGCATATGGTCAAACCTGTCACCTATGCTCGAAGCCGAATCATTTCGCATCTGTTTGTCGTTTCAAAAACAAGCCAGCAGGCGGAAAGACAGTATCCAGAGGACACAAAAGCGTGAAGCAAGTCACCGAAGAAACGTCCAATGACTCCGATGATGATTTGACCGATGATGAAGATCCACTCTTTAAAATTGAAGAAGTCTCCAGCGTGAAGACGGCAGGCAAACAACTCAACGCCAAGGTAATCTTTTCAGACACAGAAGAGTTATAA
- the LOC136281886 gene encoding uncharacterized protein — translation MEDIVSKGYARKVLPDHDGLEKGRAWYILHLRVYYPHKPGKIRVVFDCSAKFMGNSLNDMLYKGPNLTNSLVGVLSRFREDRVAVIADIESMFYQVTVPDCDSSFLRFLWWENGDLAREPQEFQMVVHPFEAVSSPACANFALRKTAEDNQHSFPPSVIHTVKRNFYVDDCLKSLPSEVDAIQHGDSLQALLSRGGFKISKWISNNRNVLETTPELERSKDIKNIDARKEELPVQRALGVQRCVETDSFRFQVYINSRPPTHRGILSVATSIFDPLGFLAPFVLNAKEIMQDLCRIRLEWDDEISDEYSSTTTTTTTAFI, via the coding sequence ATGGAAGACATCGTGTCTAAGGGTTATGCACGTAAAGTTCTCCCTGATCACGATGGCCTTGAAAAAGGCAGAGCCTGGTACATACTCCACCTCAGAGTGTATTATCCCCACAAACCGGGGAAAATTCGGGTCGTATTTGACTGTTCAGCCAAATTCATGGGTAACTCCCTCAACGACATGTTATACAAGGGCCCAAACCTGACTAACTCACTGGTGGGAGTTCTTTCAAGATTTCGGGAAGACAGGGTAGCAGTAATAGCTGACATAGAATCAATGTTCTACCAAGTTACAGTTCCAGACTGCGACAGTTCCTTTCTAAGGTTTCTTTGGTGGGAAAACGGCGACTTGGCACGTGAGCCGCAAGAATTTCAAATGGTCGTGCACCCCTTTGAAGCCGTTTCGTCACCAGCTTGTGCAAATTTTGCGCTCCGTAAGACAGCTGAAGATAATCAGCACAGCTTTCCTCCAAGCGTCATTCACACTGTCAAAAGGAATTTTTATGTGGACGACTGTTTAAAGTCCCTCCCTTCCGAAGTAGACGCTATCCAGCACGGTGACAGTTTACAAGCCTTACTTTCACGCGGTGGTTTTAAGATAAGTAAATGGATCAGCAACAATCGCAACGTCCTTGAAACCACTCCTGAGCTGGAGCGATCAAAGGACATCAAGAACATCGACGCACGCAAGGAAGAATTACCAGTTCAGCGAGCTCTTGGAGTGCAACGGTGTGTGGAGACCGACTCATTTCGCTTCCAAGTCTATATAAACTCCCGTCCACCCACGCATAGAGGTATCCTGTCCGTGGCCACTAGTATCTTTGATCCCTTGGGTTTCCTTGCACCCTTCGTACTCAATGCCAAAGAAATTATGCAAGATCTGTGTCGCATAAGGTTAGAGTGGGATGATGAGATCTCAGATGAGTACAgctcaacaacaacaacaacaacaacagcatttatttaa
- the LOC136281887 gene encoding uncharacterized protein produces MRELELKLELELVVQKFTIFGAKHQIILPKTDHVTNLIVENYHLLSRHSVRKFVLSLAREKFWSINASSVIRRALSKCVDCRRHQGPVCEQKIADLPVDRLTPGRPPFTSVGIDCFGPFQVRRDRSLMKRYGVIFTCFAIRAVHVEVVNSLETDSFFDGIKTIYSEKGPSQRDQIR; encoded by the coding sequence ATGCGCGAACTAGAACTAAAACTAGAACTAGAACTAGTGGTACAGAAGTTCACAATATTTGGAGCCAAGCATCAGATTATCCTACCCAAGACCGACCACGTGACCAACCTCATAGTTGAGAATTATCATCTGCTTTCCAGGCATTCTGTTAGAAAGTTTGTCTTAAGTTTGGCGCGCGAGAAGTTTTGGAGTATCAACGCCAGTTCCGTCATAAGAAGAGCACTCTCCAAGTGTGTTGACTGTCGGCGCCACCAAGGCCCAGTCTGCGAACAGAAAATAGCTGACCTCCCTGTTGATCGGTTGACTCCTGGCCGACCACCCTTTACATCTGTTGGGATTGACTGCTTTGGTCCTTTCCAAGTGCGCCGTGATCGAAGCCTTATGAAAAGATATGGAGTCATTTTCACGTGCTTCGCTATCCGTGCGGTACATGTAGAGGTTGTAAACAGCTTGGAAACGGATTCTTTTTTTGATGGCATCAAAACGATTTATAGTGAGAAGGGGCCAAGTCAAAGAGATCAGATCAGATAA